In Helianthus annuus cultivar XRQ/B chromosome 8, HanXRQr2.0-SUNRISE, whole genome shotgun sequence, a single genomic region encodes these proteins:
- the LOC110870632 gene encoding uncharacterized protein LOC110870632, translating into MNSNGFFFFKFEDRKGMDAVLEGGPWMIRNKPLFLNIWSPTNTLKKEELKKVAVWVKLHDVPLVAYSDDGLSMLALKIGSPVRLDSYTVDMCNEAWGRSSYARALTEISADQDLKDTVTMAIPELDGNKYVTETIRVEYEWEPPRCTHCCVFGHDSEECPTRIGSTSKTPINRPIVDEDDFTEVPVKKSAKKNGFQVNNQKPKFEYRSVDRKKKAATSQQVSTSHKIQTHNPFPALECVGRRGVSTQDRNKGGRQVHVDLDEDGVEVVYDETKDSGTYPSTPSTGASTSSTKISNG; encoded by the coding sequence ATGAATTCAaatgggttctttttctttaagtttgaaGATAGAAAGGGAATGGACGCTGTTCTTGAAGGGGGTCCTTGGATGATCCGTAACAAACCCTTGTTTCTCAACATTTGGTCCCCTACAAACACCCTTAAAAAAGAAGAGTTGAAAAAGGTTGCAGTTTGGGTAAAGTTACATGACGTCCCTCTAGTGGCTTATTCTGATGATGGGTTAAGCATGCTGGCTTTAAAAATTGGATCTCCTGTGCGGCTGGATTCGTATACTGTTGATATGTGTAATGAGGCTTGGGGACGGAGCAGCTATGCTAGGGCTCTCACTGAAATATCAGCTGATCAGGATTTGAAAGACACTGTAACCATGGCTATTCCTGAATTGGATGGAAACAAATATGTTACCGAGACTATTCGGGTGGAGTATGAATGGGAACCTCCGAGATGTACTCACTGCTGTGTGTTTGGGCATGACTCTGAGGAATGTCCTACACGTATTGGCTCAACATCCAAAACTCCTATTAACAGGCCAATAGTAGACGAGGATGATTTTACTGAAGTTCCGGTTAAGAAGAGTGCAAAGAAGAATGGCTTTCAAGTTAATAACCAGAAGCCTAAATTTGAATACAGATCGGTGGATAGGAAGAAAAAGGCCGCTACTTCTCAACAGGTTTCTACTTCCCATAAAATCCAAACTCATAATCCGTTTCCTGCTCTTGAGTGTGTTGGGAGACGGGGTGTTTCAACTCAAGATAGAAATAAAGGGGGTAGACAGGTTCATGTGGATTTAGATGAGGACGGGGTTGAAGTTGTCTATGATGAAACCAAAGATTCGGGTACATATCCTTCGACTCCTAGtacaggggcaagcacctcttccacaaaGATCTCCAATGGTTAG